A genomic region of Chiroxiphia lanceolata isolate bChiLan1 chromosome 31, bChiLan1.pri, whole genome shotgun sequence contains the following coding sequences:
- the PFKFB1 gene encoding 6-phosphofructo-2-kinase/fructose-2,6-bisphosphatase 1 isoform X2 — protein MVILVGLPARGKTYISRKLTRYLNWIGTPTRVFNVGEYRREAVPRYENYEFFRPDNPEGMEIRRHCALAALKDVRTYLSSEGGQVAVFDATNTTRERRDVILQFAKENGYKVLFVESICNDPAIIEENIKQVKLSSPDYKGRVQEEVVADFLQRIECYRTTYEPLDDELDSELSYIKIFDVGVRYLANRVQGHVQSRTVYYLMNIHVTPRAIYLSRHGESQLNLKGRIGGDSALSPRGRQYAQALAQFIRSQSIRELKVWTSHMRRTIETAEALGVPYEQWKALNEIDAGVCEEMTYEEIQERYPKELALRDQDKYRYRYPRGESYEDLVQRLEPVIMELERQENVLVVCHQAVMRCLLAYFLDKSASELPYLKCPLHTVLKLTPVAYGCEVESIFLNIEAVNTHRERPQNVDINRTAADALNTVPEHF, from the exons CTTACATCTCCCGAAAACTCACCCGCTACCTCAACTGGATCGGGACCCCCACACGGG TGTTCAACGTGGGGGAGTATCGCAGGGAGGCCGTGCCCAGGTACGAGAACTACGAGTTCTTCCGCCCCGACAACCCCGAGGGGATGGAAATCCGCAG GCACTGCGCCCTGGCCGCCCTCAAGGACGTCCGGACCTACCTGAGCTCTGAGGGGGGGCAGGTGGCG GTGTTTGATGCCACCAACACGACGCGGGAGCGGCGGGATGTGATCCTGCAGTTCGCCAAGGAAAACGGGTACAAG GTCCTGTTTGTCGAGTCCATCTGTAACGACCCCGCCATCATCGAGGAGAACATCAAG CAAGTGAAGCTGAGCAGCCCCGACTACAAGGGCCGCgtgcaggaggaggtggtggcCGATTTCCTGCAGCGCATCGAGTGCTACAGGACCACCTACGAGCCCCTGGACGATGAGTTGGACAG CGAGCTGTCCTACATCAAGATCTTCGACGTGGGCGTGCGGTACCTGGCGAACCGGGTGCAGGGCCACGTGCAGAGCAGGACCGTGTACTACCTGATGAACATCCACGTCACCCCCAGGGCCATCTACCTGAGCCGCCACGGAGAGAGCCAGCTCAACCTCAAGGGCAGGATCGGGGGGGACTCGGCCCTGTCCCCACGGGGCAGGcag TACGCGCAGGCGCTGGCCCAGTTCATCCGCAGCCAGAGCATCCGGGAGCTCAAGGTGTGGACCAGCCACATGAGACGCACCATCGAGACGGCCGAGGCGCTGGGGGTGCCCTACGAGCAGTGGAAGGCCCTCAACGAAATCGACGCC GGGGTGTGCGAGGAGATGACCTACGAGGAGATCCAGGAGCGCTACCCCAAGGAACTGGCGCTGCGCGACCAGGACAAGTACCGCTACCGTTACCCCAGGGGCGAG tcGTACGAGGACCTGGTGCAGCGGCTGGAGCCCGTGATCATGGAGCTGGAGCGGCAGGAGAACGTCCTGGTCGTGTGTCACCAGGCCGTGATGAGGTGCCTGCTGGCCTATTTCCTGGACAAGAGTGCGA GTGAGCTGCCCTACCTCAAGTGCCCCCTGCACACGGTGCTCAAGTTGACCCCCGTGGCTTATG gctgtgaGGTCGAGTCCATCTTCCTCAACATCGAGGCCGTCAACACCCACCGGGAACGACCCCAG AACGTCGACATCAACCGCACCGCGGCCGACGCCCTCAACACCGTCCCCGAGCACTTCTGA
- the LOC116800161 gene encoding non-structural maintenance of chromosomes element 3 homolog, with product MSQRKRSKGVGSSQMTDGDEDFIPTQQARYSPDQVNQKANELVQFLLVKDQKKIPIKRADMLKNVIREYRDAYTEIVSQAGRILQETFGLRLVEIDPKVHSYILVSSLPCAQSNHPCRAKEKEKMGLLIVILSFIFMKGNVVKDSALWEFLRWLRVHPGEQHEIFGDVQKLVTEEFVRQKYLKITPIPLVDPPQFSFQWGPRAAQETSKEDILNFVAKVQGKSPKFWTSQHNEATAPKAPPK from the exons ATGTCCCAGCGGAAGCGCAGTAAAGGGGTCGGCTCCTCTCAG ATGACCGACGGGGACGAGGATTTCATCCCCACCCAGCAGGCGCGGTACTCCCCGGACCAGGTGAACCAGAAG GCCAACGAGCTGGTTCAGTTCCTGCTCGTGAAGGACCAGAAGAAGATCCCCATCAAGAGAGCAG ATATGCTGAAGAACGTGATCCGGGAATACCGGGACGCCTACACGGAGATCGTCAGCCAGGCGGGCAGGATTCTgcaggag ACGTTCGGGCTGCGGCTGGTGGAGATCGACCCCAAAGTGCACAGCTACATCCTGGTCAGcagcctgccctgtgcccagagcaATCACCCCTGCAG GGccaaagagaaggagaagatgGGGCTCCTCATCGTCATCCTCAGCTTCATCTTCATGAAGGGCAACGTGGTCAAAGACA GTGCTCTGTGGGAATTCCTGCGCTGGCTCCGGGTGCACCCAGG GGAGCAGCACGAGATCTTTGGGGACGTCCAGAAACTGGTGACGGAGGAGTTTGTGCGGCAGAA GTACCTGAAGATCACCCCCATCCCCCTGGTGGACCCCCCTCAGTTCAGCTTCCAGTGGGGGCCCCGGGCGGCCCAGGAGACCTCCAAGGAGGACATCCTGAACTTCGTGGCGAAG GTGCAGGGGAAGAGCCCCAAGTTTTGGACGAGTCAGCACAACGAGGCCACGGCCCCCAAGGCCCCCCCAAAATAA
- the PFKFB1 gene encoding 6-phosphofructo-2-kinase/fructose-2,6-bisphosphatase 1 isoform X1 yields the protein MEEKSPKIPACVPQFTNCPTMVILVGLPARGKTYISRKLTRYLNWIGTPTRVFNVGEYRREAVPRYENYEFFRPDNPEGMEIRRHCALAALKDVRTYLSSEGGQVAVFDATNTTRERRDVILQFAKENGYKVLFVESICNDPAIIEENIKQVKLSSPDYKGRVQEEVVADFLQRIECYRTTYEPLDDELDSELSYIKIFDVGVRYLANRVQGHVQSRTVYYLMNIHVTPRAIYLSRHGESQLNLKGRIGGDSALSPRGRQYAQALAQFIRSQSIRELKVWTSHMRRTIETAEALGVPYEQWKALNEIDAGVCEEMTYEEIQERYPKELALRDQDKYRYRYPRGESYEDLVQRLEPVIMELERQENVLVVCHQAVMRCLLAYFLDKSASELPYLKCPLHTVLKLTPVAYGCEVESIFLNIEAVNTHRERPQNVDINRTAADALNTVPEHF from the exons CTTACATCTCCCGAAAACTCACCCGCTACCTCAACTGGATCGGGACCCCCACACGGG TGTTCAACGTGGGGGAGTATCGCAGGGAGGCCGTGCCCAGGTACGAGAACTACGAGTTCTTCCGCCCCGACAACCCCGAGGGGATGGAAATCCGCAG GCACTGCGCCCTGGCCGCCCTCAAGGACGTCCGGACCTACCTGAGCTCTGAGGGGGGGCAGGTGGCG GTGTTTGATGCCACCAACACGACGCGGGAGCGGCGGGATGTGATCCTGCAGTTCGCCAAGGAAAACGGGTACAAG GTCCTGTTTGTCGAGTCCATCTGTAACGACCCCGCCATCATCGAGGAGAACATCAAG CAAGTGAAGCTGAGCAGCCCCGACTACAAGGGCCGCgtgcaggaggaggtggtggcCGATTTCCTGCAGCGCATCGAGTGCTACAGGACCACCTACGAGCCCCTGGACGATGAGTTGGACAG CGAGCTGTCCTACATCAAGATCTTCGACGTGGGCGTGCGGTACCTGGCGAACCGGGTGCAGGGCCACGTGCAGAGCAGGACCGTGTACTACCTGATGAACATCCACGTCACCCCCAGGGCCATCTACCTGAGCCGCCACGGAGAGAGCCAGCTCAACCTCAAGGGCAGGATCGGGGGGGACTCGGCCCTGTCCCCACGGGGCAGGcag TACGCGCAGGCGCTGGCCCAGTTCATCCGCAGCCAGAGCATCCGGGAGCTCAAGGTGTGGACCAGCCACATGAGACGCACCATCGAGACGGCCGAGGCGCTGGGGGTGCCCTACGAGCAGTGGAAGGCCCTCAACGAAATCGACGCC GGGGTGTGCGAGGAGATGACCTACGAGGAGATCCAGGAGCGCTACCCCAAGGAACTGGCGCTGCGCGACCAGGACAAGTACCGCTACCGTTACCCCAGGGGCGAG tcGTACGAGGACCTGGTGCAGCGGCTGGAGCCCGTGATCATGGAGCTGGAGCGGCAGGAGAACGTCCTGGTCGTGTGTCACCAGGCCGTGATGAGGTGCCTGCTGGCCTATTTCCTGGACAAGAGTGCGA GTGAGCTGCCCTACCTCAAGTGCCCCCTGCACACGGTGCTCAAGTTGACCCCCGTGGCTTATG gctgtgaGGTCGAGTCCATCTTCCTCAACATCGAGGCCGTCAACACCCACCGGGAACGACCCCAG AACGTCGACATCAACCGCACCGCGGCCGACGCCCTCAACACCGTCCCCGAGCACTTCTGA